AGGTCATCACCATCACCAGCACCAtcatcgccatcatcatcaacatACTTCTCCAGCCCCGGCTCCAACGAGTCCAGATCATCACCATCGCCATCATCATCAGCACACTTCTCCAGCCCCGGCTCCAACGGATCCAGTACATCACCATCGCCCTCTTCATCAACACACTTCTCCGGCCTCGGCTCCAACAGATCCAGGTCATCATCTTGCAGTCGGACACCCTATACAGCCTCCGAGTCATGATCAATATGTTGTTTTCACAGTCCCAAATTGAGCGTATAGCGATAGTTCACTGTGGTTGTGTTTTTGTTGATCTTATTAaacatataaattaaataaatattatttttcatatgCCATGCATAATTTGATGACTCTAACGTGGTACAAGAAGGTAGTTGCATACATGCGTAGATAGTGTACTAATATCATCACCAACTAACAAATGCCAATACTCTAAGGCTTTGtatatttcgtgaaaaatgagtaatttgaaaaatatttttcaaaaaactcaCTTTggcaataacattttttttgatcatttaaatgttaattttttaaaaaagtattattGAATGAACTATCAGAAATTATTGGACAGTGGTAATTTGTGTGAATTAGTTTTGACGCGAGCTCGATTTACAAAATTGGCACGAAGCCCTTTTGATCCAACTCCACTCATTCCTCcacccattttctctctcttactcacTCTCTTTTCCCGCGAATCCCTTTCACCTCGTGGGATCCACCCACGTTAAATGCCCCATCCTCCCTCTCGCTCTCTTCCTCGATAGCTCCGCCCGAGCATCTTTGAGCTCGGCTGAGTTCCATTGCCTCAGCAGCCCAATGCCAATGAGCCCACATAAGTCCCCCAACCGCGCCATCATCCCATCAGCTCATTTACCACCTACTCAGCACTTTACGCTTGCCTACATGCCGTTTGGTTCGCGATGccgagaggaagaggaagctgATTCGACCGTGTTCCTTCGCTATTTTTGCTCCTACTCGTCACGTACAACCTCGAGGCAAGTAATGATCCTAATTTGCTTCTATTCTGCTCAATCTAGTCGGATTGGTGTGGGTTGAAGTTGTGAGGAGCGGATGCACCGCAATGAATATTTTAGGATTGTATGGTTCGGGGAAAGGGCAGCTATATGTTGCGCTTGCTGGTTCAATTTTGCATATGGAGTCTCGagtgaattgaaattgagaGTAAGTCGGTAAGGTGTGGTCGAGGGTTTGGATGAGAGCTTGGTGAGGGAATTGACTTGCATAAGTACAATGAATGATCGGTTTAGTATAGTTATACCACGGGCCATTCGGAAATTAAGTTTTAACCTAGCTGGTTGGGGTTGTGGAATGTCGTTGGATTAGAGTTTCACCGGGTGCAAGGAAATTTTGTTTGGCTAGGGGATAATTAATTGAGCTGATCCATGCTAAATAGTATATATCTGTAAGATAGATGTATTGTGTATAAGTGAAAATCTAGCTGGTGGGAAAAAGGATGAACTTGGGGACTTTCGGTATGCCTATTTTGAGGAAGGTATAGTTCTGACACCTGACaatatttgacaagttttaattTGACTATTTAGAGACCGGGTAAGATGGTTGCTTGCTTAGTACCAAGTTCTACTCACTTTTGTTGTTGGCACTATTTTTTAGTTGCTTAGACATGTCGTCCTCTTGTCTGTTGGTCAAAGCTATTCTTCATTTCGGCGCCGGTGTGTATCACTCACACTTGGGAGCAGCGTTCTATGCCCTATCCACCTTACAACTGTTACGAGAGACTGTGTACAATCATAGTAATCGATGTGGGTCCTTTAGTGGGATGTATCGAGCATCGTTTTATGGCCACCTACATCCAAGGTTTGGGTGTGTAGCATGGATCATAGCTCTCCCGTCTCGCGAGCGAGCATAGTGATGGGAAAGACGACATTGGAGGGAGGATCATTGGCAAGAGTGGAGAGTAGTGGAGCTTGGGGGTGGGGGTAATAGATGTACAAGTAATCTTTTGAATTACGATGACGCAGC
This sequence is a window from Rhodamnia argentea isolate NSW1041297 chromosome 3, ASM2092103v1, whole genome shotgun sequence. Protein-coding genes within it:
- the LOC115753788 gene encoding secreted acidic protein 1A-like; this translates as MELSRAQRCSGGAIEEESEREDGAFNVGGSHEGVRLQDDDLDLLEPRPEKCVDEEGDGDVLDPLEPGLEKCADDDGDGDDLDSLEPGLEKYVDDDGDDGAGDGDDLDLLEPELEKYVDDDGDSNGDGD